Proteins encoded in a region of the Geobacillus genomosp. 3 genome:
- the pgeF gene encoding peptidoglycan editing factor PgeF produces the protein MPDIFQQTACGWLGCGAPPFAGAVAGLTTKQGGESKGPFASLNMGLHVGDDRTAVVNNRRRLAEWLSFPLDHWVCCEQVHGAVIQKVTKGDRGSGAHDLAAAIRGADGLYTDETGILLALCFADCVPVYFMAPSAGLVGLAHAGWRGTAGGIARNMVRLWQEREQIAPSDIYVAIGPAIGPCCYTVDDRVIDGLRPTLPAGSPLPWRETSEGQYALDLKEANRLQLAAAGVPDRHIYVSERCTSCEETLFFSHRRDRGTTGRMLAFIGRREETA, from the coding sequence ATGCCGGATATTTTTCAACAAACGGCCTGTGGATGGCTCGGCTGTGGGGCGCCCCCGTTTGCCGGAGCGGTCGCCGGATTGACAACGAAACAAGGCGGGGAAAGCAAAGGACCGTTCGCCTCGCTGAACATGGGGCTGCATGTTGGCGACGACCGCACGGCCGTCGTCAACAACCGTCGCCGCCTCGCCGAGTGGCTCTCTTTTCCCCTTGATCATTGGGTGTGCTGTGAACAAGTGCACGGCGCCGTGATTCAGAAAGTCACGAAAGGCGACCGGGGAAGCGGGGCGCATGATTTGGCTGCAGCGATCCGGGGGGCTGACGGGTTGTATACGGACGAGACGGGGATATTGCTCGCCCTTTGTTTTGCCGATTGTGTGCCTGTCTATTTTATGGCGCCATCGGCGGGATTGGTCGGTCTTGCCCATGCCGGTTGGCGGGGGACGGCGGGCGGCATCGCCCGAAACATGGTGCGGCTTTGGCAGGAACGCGAACAAATTGCTCCGTCTGATATCTATGTGGCGATTGGACCGGCCATTGGCCCGTGCTGTTACACGGTCGATGACCGGGTGATTGACGGTTTGCGTCCGACCCTTCCTGCCGGCAGCCCGTTGCCATGGCGCGAAACAAGCGAAGGGCAGTATGCGCTTGATTTAAAGGAGGCCAACCGGCTGCAACTTGCAGCCGCCGGCGTTCCGGACCGCCATATTTACGTGTCAGAACGCTGTACAAGCTGTGAGGAAACGTTGTTTTTTTCCCACCGTCGCGACCGTGGGACGACAGGGCGAATGTTGGCGTTTATCGGCCGAAGGGAGGAAACAGCATGA
- the ileS gene encoding isoleucine--tRNA ligase: MDYKETLLMPQTDFPMRGNLPKREPEMQKKWEEMDIYRKVQERTKGRPLFVLHDGPPYANGDIHMGHALNKILKDIIVRYRSMSGYCAPYVPGWDTHGLPIETALTKQGVDRKSMSVAEFRKLCEQYAYEQIDNQRRQFKRLGVRGDWDNPYITLKPEYEAQQIKVFGEMAKKGLIYKGMKPVYWSPSSESALAEAEIEYKDKRSPSIYVAFPVKDGKGVLEGDVRIVIWTTTPWTIPANLAIAVHPDLDYHVVEAGGKRYVVAAALAESVAKEVGWDAWSAVKTIKGNELEYVVARHPFYERDSLVVCGEHVTTDAGTGCVHTAPGHGEDDFLVGQKYGLPVLCPVDERGYMTEEAPGFAGMFYEDANKAITQKLEEAGALLKLGFITHSYPHDWRTKQPTIFRATTQWFASIDKIRNELLQAIKETTWIPEWGEIRIHNMVRDRGDWCISRQRAWGVPIPVFYGENGEPIITDETIEHVSNLFRQYGSNVWFEREAKDLLPEGFTHPSSPNGLFTKETDIMDVWFDSGSSHQAVLVERDDLVRPADLYLEGSDQYRGWFNSSLSTAVAVTGKAPYKGVLSHGFVLDGEGRKMSKSLGNVVVPAKVMEQLGADILRLWVASVDYQADVRISDQILKQVSEVYRKIRNTFRFMLGNLFDFDPNQNAVPVGELGEVDRYMLAKLNKLIAKVKKAYDSYDFAAVYHEVNHFCTVELSAFYLDMAKDILYIEAADSRTRRAVQTVLYETVVALAKLIAPILPHTADEVWEHIPNRRENVESVQLTDMPEPVAIDGEEALVAKWDAFMDVRDDMLKALENARNEKVIGKSLTASIIVYPKDEARKLLASIGEDLRQLLIVSAFSIADEPYDAAPAEAERLSHVAVIVRPAEGETCERCWTVTPDVGQDPSHPTLCPRCAHIVHEHYSA, from the coding sequence ATGGACTACAAAGAGACACTGCTCATGCCGCAAACCGATTTCCCGATGCGCGGCAACTTGCCGAAGCGGGAACCGGAGATGCAAAAAAAATGGGAAGAGATGGACATTTACCGGAAAGTGCAGGAGCGGACGAAAGGGCGTCCGTTGTTTGTCCTGCATGACGGCCCGCCGTACGCCAACGGGGATATTCATATGGGGCATGCGTTAAACAAAATTTTAAAAGATATCATCGTCCGCTATAGATCGATGAGCGGCTATTGCGCCCCGTACGTGCCGGGCTGGGACACGCACGGCTTGCCGATCGAAACGGCGCTCACGAAACAAGGCGTCGATCGCAAATCGATGAGCGTCGCCGAGTTCCGCAAGTTGTGCGAGCAATACGCGTACGAGCAAATTGACAACCAACGCCGGCAGTTCAAGCGGCTCGGCGTGCGCGGCGACTGGGACAACCCGTATATCACCCTCAAACCGGAGTATGAAGCCCAGCAAATTAAAGTGTTTGGCGAAATGGCGAAAAAAGGGCTCATCTATAAAGGGATGAAGCCGGTCTATTGGTCGCCGTCGAGCGAATCGGCGCTTGCTGAAGCGGAAATCGAATACAAAGACAAGCGTTCGCCGTCCATTTATGTCGCCTTTCCGGTGAAAGACGGCAAAGGCGTGCTTGAAGGCGACGTGCGGATTGTCATTTGGACGACGACGCCATGGACGATTCCGGCCAACTTGGCGATCGCCGTTCATCCGGATTTGGATTACCACGTTGTCGAGGCCGGCGGAAAACGGTATGTCGTCGCTGCCGCCTTGGCGGAATCGGTGGCGAAGGAAGTCGGCTGGGACGCATGGTCGGCCGTCAAAACGATCAAAGGAAACGAGCTTGAATACGTCGTGGCGAGACATCCGTTTTATGAGCGCGACTCGCTTGTTGTGTGCGGCGAGCACGTCACGACCGACGCCGGTACGGGCTGCGTCCATACGGCGCCGGGCCATGGGGAAGACGACTTCCTTGTCGGGCAAAAATATGGGCTTCCGGTTCTTTGCCCGGTCGACGAGCGCGGCTATATGACCGAAGAAGCGCCGGGATTTGCCGGGATGTTTTACGAAGACGCCAACAAGGCGATTACACAAAAGCTTGAAGAAGCTGGCGCCTTGCTGAAGCTCGGGTTTATCACCCACTCGTATCCGCACGATTGGCGGACGAAGCAGCCGACGATTTTCCGGGCGACGACGCAATGGTTTGCGTCGATCGATAAAATCCGCAACGAGCTGCTTCAAGCGATCAAAGAAACGACATGGATTCCGGAGTGGGGGGAAATCCGCATCCACAACATGGTGCGCGACCGCGGCGACTGGTGCATTTCCCGCCAGCGCGCCTGGGGCGTGCCGATTCCGGTCTTTTACGGCGAAAACGGAGAGCCGATCATCACCGATGAGACGATCGAGCATGTGTCGAACTTGTTCCGCCAATACGGGTCGAACGTCTGGTTTGAGCGCGAGGCGAAAGACTTGCTTCCGGAAGGGTTCACCCACCCGTCAAGCCCGAACGGCCTCTTTACGAAAGAGACAGACATCATGGACGTTTGGTTTGACTCCGGTTCGTCGCACCAAGCTGTGTTGGTTGAGCGTGACGACCTTGTGCGCCCGGCTGATTTGTACTTGGAAGGCTCTGACCAATACCGGGGCTGGTTCAACTCATCGCTTTCCACGGCGGTCGCCGTCACCGGCAAGGCGCCGTACAAAGGCGTGTTGAGCCACGGCTTTGTCTTGGACGGCGAAGGGCGGAAAATGAGCAAGTCGCTCGGCAACGTTGTCGTGCCGGCGAAAGTGATGGAGCAGCTTGGCGCCGACATTTTGCGGCTTTGGGTCGCTTCGGTTGACTACCAAGCTGACGTGCGCATTTCCGATCAAATTTTGAAACAAGTATCGGAAGTGTACCGGAAAATCCGCAACACGTTCCGGTTCATGCTCGGCAATTTGTTTGATTTCGACCCAAACCAAAACGCCGTGCCGGTTGGGGAACTTGGCGAAGTCGACCGCTACATGTTGGCGAAATTGAATAAGCTGATCGCCAAAGTGAAAAAGGCCTATGACAGCTACGATTTCGCCGCCGTTTACCATGAGGTGAACCATTTCTGCACCGTCGAGCTGAGCGCGTTTTACTTAGATATGGCGAAAGACATTTTGTACATCGAAGCGGCTGACTCCCGCACCCGCCGCGCCGTGCAGACGGTGCTGTATGAGACGGTTGTCGCGCTGGCGAAGCTGATCGCGCCGATTTTGCCGCATACCGCCGATGAAGTATGGGAGCACATTCCGAATCGCAGAGAAAACGTCGAGAGCGTCCAGCTCACCGATATGCCGGAGCCGGTCGCGATCGACGGCGAAGAAGCGCTTGTGGCGAAATGGGATGCGTTTATGGACGTGCGCGATGACATGTTAAAAGCGCTCGAGAACGCGCGCAACGAAAAAGTGATCGGCAAATCGCTGACCGCGAGCATTATCGTCTACCCGAAAGACGAGGCGCGCAAGCTTTTGGCGTCAATCGGTGAAGATTTGCGCCAACTCCTTATCGTTTCCGCGTTTTCGATCGCCGATGAGCCGTATGACGCCGCACCGGCCGAAGCCGAGCGGCTCAGCCATGTGGCCGTCATCGTACGCCCGGCGGAAGGCGAGACGTGCGAACGGTGCTGGACGGTGACCCCGGACGTCGGACAAGATCCGTCCCACCCGACGCTCTGCCCGCGCTGCGCACATATCGTGCATGAACATTATTCAGCGTAA
- a CDS encoding solute carrier family 23 protein, producing MNKPVLDIHERPTAGQWVTLSLQHLFAMFGATILVPYLVGLDPSIALLTSGLGTLAFLLITKWQVPAYLGSSFAYIAPIIAAKTAGGPGAAMIGSFLAGLVYGIVALIIKKAGYRWVMKLLPPVVVGPVIIVIGLGLAGTAVGMAMNGPDGKYSLLHFSVALVTLAATIICSVLARGMLSLIPVLVGIIVGYVYALAVGLVDLSKIAAAKWFEWPDFLIPFADYPVRITWEIVMLMVPVAIVTLSEHIGHQLVLSKVVGRDLIQKPGLHRSILGDGTATMISALLGGPPKTTYGENIGVLAITRVYSVYVLAGAAVIAIAFGFVGKITALISSIPTPVMGGVSILLFGIIASSGLRMLVDSRIDFGETRNLVIASVILVIGIGGAVLKISDSFQITGMALSAIVGVLLNLILPGRPQTAENLFEDEKSSDHVA from the coding sequence ATGAACAAACCGGTGTTGGATATTCACGAGCGCCCGACGGCCGGGCAATGGGTGACGTTAAGCTTGCAGCATTTGTTCGCCATGTTTGGCGCCACGATTTTAGTGCCGTACTTAGTCGGATTGGATCCATCGATCGCCTTGTTGACAAGCGGACTTGGCACATTGGCGTTTTTGCTGATCACGAAATGGCAAGTGCCCGCCTATCTCGGCTCCTCGTTCGCCTACATCGCCCCGATCATCGCGGCGAAAACGGCCGGCGGCCCGGGGGCGGCGATGATCGGCAGCTTTCTTGCCGGACTGGTGTACGGGATTGTCGCCTTGATCATTAAAAAAGCCGGTTACCGCTGGGTGATGAAGCTGCTGCCGCCGGTTGTGGTCGGCCCGGTCATCATCGTCATCGGCCTCGGCCTGGCCGGCACGGCGGTCGGGATGGCGATGAACGGCCCGGACGGCAAATACAGCCTGCTTCATTTCTCGGTGGCGCTCGTGACGCTCGCGGCGACGATCATTTGCTCGGTGCTCGCGCGCGGCATGTTGAGCTTGATTCCGGTGCTTGTCGGCATCATTGTCGGCTACGTCTATGCCCTCGCCGTCGGGCTCGTCGATTTATCAAAAATAGCGGCTGCCAAATGGTTCGAGTGGCCGGATTTCTTGATTCCGTTTGCCGATTATCCGGTGCGCATCACGTGGGAGATCGTCATGCTCATGGTGCCGGTGGCAATCGTCACCTTGTCCGAACATATCGGCCACCAGCTTGTGTTAAGCAAAGTCGTCGGCCGCGACCTCATTCAAAAGCCGGGGCTGCACCGCTCGATTTTAGGGGACGGAACGGCGACGATGATTTCCGCCTTGCTCGGCGGCCCGCCGAAAACGACGTATGGGGAGAACATCGGCGTGCTCGCGATTACGCGCGTTTATAGCGTCTACGTGCTCGCCGGCGCGGCGGTGATCGCCATCGCCTTCGGTTTCGTCGGCAAAATCACCGCACTCATCAGCTCGATTCCGACGCCGGTCATGGGCGGCGTGTCGATCCTGTTGTTTGGCATCATCGCCTCGTCCGGATTGCGGATGTTGGTGGACAGCCGCATCGATTTCGGCGAGACGCGCAACTTGGTCATCGCCTCGGTCATCCTGGTCATCGGCATCGGCGGTGCGGTGCTGAAAATCAGCGACAGCTTCCAAATCACCGGCATGGCGCTCTCCGCCATTGTCGGCGTCCTGCTCAACTTGATTTTACCGGGGCGTCCGCAGACAGCGGAAAACTTATTTGAAGATGAAAAAAGCAGCGACCATGTGGCCTAA
- the pyrR gene encoding bifunctional pyr operon transcriptional regulator/uracil phosphoribosyltransferase PyrR, whose translation MQKAVVMDEQAIRRALTRIAHEIIERNKGIENCVLVGIKTRGIYLARRLAERIEQIERASVPVGELDITLYRDDLTVKTDDHEPLVKGTNVPFPVSERKVILVDDVLFTGRTVRAAMDAVMDLGRPARIQLAVLVDRGHRELPIRADFVGKNVPTSSAELIVVELSEVDGVDQVSIHEK comes from the coding sequence ATGCAAAAGGCGGTTGTGATGGACGAACAGGCGATTCGCCGCGCCTTGACGCGCATCGCCCACGAAATCATCGAACGGAACAAAGGCATTGAGAATTGCGTATTGGTCGGCATCAAAACGCGCGGCATTTACTTGGCGCGCCGGTTGGCGGAGCGGATCGAACAAATTGAAAGGGCGTCCGTTCCGGTCGGCGAGCTCGATATTACGCTTTATCGCGATGATCTGACGGTGAAAACGGATGATCATGAGCCGCTCGTCAAAGGAACGAACGTGCCGTTTCCGGTGAGCGAGCGGAAAGTGATTTTAGTCGACGATGTGCTCTTTACCGGCCGGACGGTGCGGGCGGCGATGGATGCGGTCATGGATTTGGGCCGCCCGGCGCGCATCCAGCTCGCCGTGCTCGTTGACCGCGGGCATCGGGAGCTTCCGATCCGCGCCGATTTCGTCGGCAAAAACGTGCCGACATCAAGCGCGGAGCTGATCGTCGTGGAGCTTTCCGAAGTGGACGGCGTTGACCAAGTGTCGATTCATGAAAAATAA
- a CDS encoding YggS family pyridoxal phosphate-dependent enzyme yields MTVRDNLAAVRQRIEAACARAGRNPADVRIVAVTKYIDAERALHVLDAGIADLGENRAGQLLEKYERIGDRAVWHFIGTLQSRKVKEIIDKVDYIHSLDRLSLAKEIEKRAVRPVKCFVQVNVSGEATKHGLSPDETVPFIEQLRSFSHIEVVGLMTMAPHIEDEAVLRTCFRQLRALKERVQALRLAHAPCTELSMGMSNDYEIAIEEGATFVRIGSALVGSL; encoded by the coding sequence ATGACCGTACGCGACAATTTGGCCGCTGTCCGTCAGCGCATCGAGGCGGCTTGCGCCCGCGCCGGCCGCAATCCGGCCGACGTACGCATCGTTGCTGTTACGAAATATATTGATGCTGAAAGGGCGCTTCATGTGCTTGACGCCGGCATTGCCGATCTTGGCGAAAACCGCGCTGGCCAACTGCTTGAAAAGTACGAACGGATCGGGGATCGGGCGGTGTGGCATTTTATCGGGACGCTCCAGTCGCGTAAAGTAAAGGAGATTATCGATAAAGTCGATTACATCCATTCGCTTGATCGCCTGTCACTGGCGAAGGAAATTGAAAAGCGGGCGGTGCGGCCGGTCAAATGTTTTGTGCAAGTGAATGTATCTGGGGAAGCGACCAAACACGGCCTCTCCCCTGACGAGACCGTCCCATTCATCGAACAGCTCCGCTCGTTTTCGCACATTGAGGTCGTCGGATTGATGACAATGGCGCCGCATATAGAGGATGAAGCCGTATTGCGGACCTGCTTCCGTCAATTGCGGGCGCTGAAAGAACGCGTTCAGGCGCTAAGGTTGGCCCATGCGCCATGTACCGAGCTGTCGATGGGCATGTCAAACGATTACGAGATCGCCATCGAGGAGGGGGCGACGTTTGTACGCATCGGCAGCGCGCTTGTCGGATCATTGTAG
- a CDS encoding DivIVA domain-containing protein, translating to MPLTPLDIHNKEFSRGFRGYDEDEVNEFLDQVIKDYEMLIREKRQLEEKVAELTEKLNYFANIEETLNKSILVAQETAEEVKRNAQKEAKLIIKEAEKNAERIIGDALAKSRKIALEIEELKRQSKVFRARFRMLVEAQLDMINSRDWDDLMEYETPDLEEEAKEPLSQP from the coding sequence GTGCCGTTAACGCCATTGGATATTCACAACAAAGAATTCAGCCGCGGATTTCGCGGGTATGATGAAGATGAAGTGAACGAGTTTCTCGATCAAGTCATTAAAGACTACGAAATGCTCATCCGTGAAAAACGGCAGCTCGAAGAAAAAGTCGCGGAGCTGACGGAAAAGCTGAACTACTTTGCCAACATTGAGGAAACGTTGAACAAATCGATTCTTGTCGCCCAAGAAACGGCGGAAGAAGTGAAGCGCAACGCGCAAAAAGAGGCGAAGCTGATCATTAAAGAAGCGGAGAAAAACGCGGAGCGCATCATCGGTGATGCGCTGGCCAAATCGCGGAAGATCGCCCTGGAAATCGAGGAATTGAAACGGCAGTCGAAAGTGTTCCGCGCCCGCTTCCGCATGCTCGTCGAGGCGCAGCTCGATATGATCAACAGCCGCGACTGGGACGATTTGATGGAATACGAGACGCCCGATCTCGAAGAAGAGGCGAAAGAGCCGCTGTCCCAGCCTTGA
- a CDS encoding YggT family protein, with protein sequence MDYVLTFLTTLIQVYSYALIVYILMSWFPNARETRFGQLLAAICEPYLEPFRRVIPPLGIIDISPIIAFIVLEFATRGLYALFDILEAQF encoded by the coding sequence TTGGATTATGTGCTCACGTTTTTGACGACGCTTATCCAAGTATATTCATATGCGCTGATCGTGTATATTTTAATGTCCTGGTTTCCGAACGCCCGCGAAACGCGGTTTGGCCAGCTGCTTGCGGCCATTTGCGAACCGTATTTGGAGCCGTTTCGGCGTGTCATTCCGCCGCTTGGCATCATTGACATCTCTCCGATCATCGCCTTTATTGTCCTTGAATTTGCGACAAGAGGGCTGTATGCGTTGTTTGATATCCTTGAAGCGCAGTTTTAG
- a CDS encoding aspartate carbamoyltransferase catalytic subunit — translation MTHLFTLSELSLDEISCLLDEAEAFRRGCTWRPAAPTYVANLFFEPSTRTKCSFEMAERKLGLHVIPFDPERSSVQKGETLYDTVKTLEAIGVDAVVIRHHEDAYFEALRHAVVIPVINAGDGCGHHPTQSLLDLLTIRQEFGAFAGLTVAIIGDIRHSRVARSNAEVLTRLGATVLFSGPEEWKDEANPYGTYVGLDEAIARADVVMLLRIQHERHAETMGLTKEEYHVRYGLTLERARRMKQGAIILHPAPVNRGVEIASELVEAKSSRIFKQMENGVYVRMAVLKRAIEGRMEHGRMVETWHVVQ, via the coding sequence ATGACCCATCTTTTCACACTAAGTGAACTGTCGCTTGATGAAATCAGCTGTTTGCTCGATGAAGCGGAAGCGTTCCGCCGCGGTTGCACTTGGCGCCCGGCCGCGCCGACGTATGTCGCCAACTTGTTTTTCGAACCGAGCACGCGCACGAAATGCAGCTTCGAGATGGCGGAACGGAAACTTGGGCTTCACGTGATTCCGTTTGATCCGGAACGATCAAGCGTGCAAAAAGGGGAGACGTTGTATGATACGGTCAAGACGCTTGAAGCGATCGGCGTCGATGCCGTTGTCATCCGCCACCACGAAGATGCGTATTTCGAAGCGCTCCGCCATGCAGTCGTCATCCCGGTCATCAACGCCGGCGACGGCTGCGGGCACCATCCGACCCAGTCGCTTTTGGATTTGTTGACGATTCGCCAAGAGTTCGGCGCCTTTGCCGGCTTGACGGTGGCGATCATCGGCGACATCCGTCATAGCCGCGTCGCCCGCTCCAATGCGGAAGTGTTGACAAGGCTTGGCGCGACCGTCTTGTTCTCCGGTCCGGAAGAGTGGAAAGATGAGGCGAATCCGTATGGGACGTACGTCGGTCTTGACGAGGCCATCGCCCGCGCCGATGTCGTGATGCTACTTCGCATCCAGCACGAGCGGCATGCAGAAACGATGGGCTTGACAAAAGAAGAGTACCATGTGCGGTACGGGTTGACGCTTGAGCGGGCGCGGCGGATGAAACAAGGTGCCATCATCTTGCATCCGGCGCCGGTCAACCGCGGGGTCGAAATCGCAAGCGAACTGGTCGAAGCGAAGTCGTCGCGCATCTTTAAACAAATGGAAAACGGCGTCTACGTACGGATGGCCGTGCTAAAACGGGCAATAGAAGGGAGAATGGAACATGGCCGTATGGTTGAAACATGGCATGTCGTTCAATAA
- the lspA gene encoding signal peptidase II, producing the protein MRRTGGFGTVAYYWIAAAVIILDQWTKWLVVRYMRLGESIPIIDNVLYITSHRNRGAAWGMLEGQFWLFYLVTVIVVAAIVIYIRRLNPSERLAGVGLGLMLGGAVGNFIDRVFRKEVVDFIHTYIGTYSFPVFNVADSALTVGVILLFVHMFFFATPEKGNE; encoded by the coding sequence ATGAGAAGGACAGGGGGATTTGGCACGGTGGCATACTATTGGATCGCGGCGGCGGTCATCATCCTCGATCAATGGACGAAATGGCTTGTCGTCCGCTATATGCGGCTTGGGGAAAGCATCCCGATCATTGACAATGTGCTCTACATTACGTCGCACCGCAACCGCGGCGCGGCCTGGGGCATGCTAGAAGGGCAGTTTTGGCTCTTTTATTTGGTTACAGTCATCGTCGTGGCGGCGATCGTAATTTACATCCGCCGCTTGAACCCTTCTGAGCGCTTGGCGGGCGTGGGGCTTGGGCTGATGCTCGGCGGGGCGGTCGGCAACTTCATTGACCGTGTGTTCCGGAAAGAAGTGGTTGACTTTATCCATACGTATATTGGCACGTACAGTTTTCCGGTGTTCAATGTCGCCGATTCGGCGCTGACGGTCGGCGTCATCTTGCTGTTTGTTCATATGTTTTTTTTCGCGACACCAGAGAAAGGGAATGAGTAG
- a CDS encoding RNA-binding protein — protein MELYQHFRKEEHQFIDQVLEWKETVGRQYAPKLTDFLDPREQQIVQSVVGSDGDVRVSFFGGAPFVERKRALLYPPYFEADEGEYDIALFAVRYPGKFVSLEHRDVLGALMSLGLRRGKFGDILVMGGEIQFFTAAEVADYVRLHLGAIGKAPVSLEQLPLSAAIPLEDAWQEETATVSSLRLDAVLAQAFRLARERAKALIESGLVKVNWKVVDKPDFLCGPGDVLSARGFGRCKLFSVEGMTKKERWRVRLGRQK, from the coding sequence ATGGAATTGTACCAGCATTTTCGCAAAGAGGAACACCAATTCATTGATCAAGTGCTCGAGTGGAAGGAAACGGTGGGCCGTCAGTACGCTCCGAAGCTGACCGATTTTCTTGATCCGCGCGAACAGCAAATCGTCCAAAGCGTCGTCGGCAGCGATGGAGATGTGCGCGTGTCTTTTTTTGGCGGCGCTCCGTTTGTCGAGCGGAAGCGGGCGCTTTTGTATCCGCCGTATTTCGAAGCGGATGAGGGCGAGTATGACATCGCCTTGTTCGCCGTCCGCTACCCGGGCAAATTCGTTTCCCTTGAACACCGCGATGTATTAGGGGCGCTCATGTCGCTCGGCTTGCGGCGCGGAAAGTTCGGTGACATTCTCGTCATGGGCGGGGAAATTCAGTTTTTCACCGCAGCGGAAGTGGCCGACTACGTCCGCCTTCATCTGGGGGCGATCGGCAAGGCGCCGGTGTCGCTGGAGCAGCTGCCGCTTTCCGCCGCCATTCCGCTCGAAGACGCGTGGCAAGAGGAGACAGCGACCGTCTCTTCGCTGCGGCTCGATGCCGTGCTCGCCCAAGCGTTCCGCCTCGCGCGCGAGAGAGCGAAGGCGCTCATCGAAAGCGGGCTCGTCAAAGTGAACTGGAAGGTGGTGGACAAGCCCGATTTTCTATGCGGGCCGGGCGACGTTCTCTCCGCGCGTGGGTTTGGCCGCTGCAAGCTGTTTTCCGTCGAGGGGATGACAAAAAAAGAACGCTGGCGCGTCCGGTTGGGCCGTCAAAAATAA
- a CDS encoding RluA family pseudouridine synthase, producing the protein MDTITFHIEDEYDGERIDKVIAALNEAWSRSQVQQWIKSGLVTVNGETVKANYKCEAGDAVAVSPPEPEPLEVEPEPIPLDIYYEDEDVLVVNKPRGMVVHPAPGHMRGTLVNALLAHCRDLSGINGVLRPGIVHRIDKDTSGLLMVAKNDAAHRSLVEQLVNKTVTRRYKAIVHGVIPHDYGTIDAPIGRDKRDRKKMAVTEENGKEAVTHFRVLERFRHYTYVECQLETGRTHQIRVHMKYIGYPLAGDPQYGPKKTLAIDGQALHAGVLGFRHPRSGEYLEFDAPLPPEFAELLDWLRKND; encoded by the coding sequence ATGGACACGATCACGTTTCACATTGAAGACGAATATGACGGCGAACGGATCGATAAAGTGATCGCGGCGCTCAATGAGGCATGGTCGCGTTCGCAAGTGCAGCAATGGATCAAAAGCGGGCTTGTGACCGTCAATGGCGAGACGGTCAAGGCGAACTACAAATGCGAGGCGGGCGACGCCGTCGCCGTTTCACCGCCGGAGCCGGAGCCGCTCGAGGTCGAGCCGGAGCCGATTCCGCTTGACATTTATTACGAAGACGAAGACGTCCTTGTCGTCAACAAACCGCGCGGCATGGTCGTCCATCCGGCGCCCGGGCATATGCGCGGCACCCTTGTCAACGCGCTTCTCGCCCATTGCCGCGACCTGTCTGGGATCAACGGCGTGCTTCGCCCCGGCATCGTCCATCGGATTGACAAAGACACATCAGGACTATTGATGGTGGCGAAAAACGACGCCGCTCACCGCTCGCTCGTCGAGCAGCTGGTGAACAAAACGGTGACGCGCCGCTACAAGGCGATCGTCCACGGCGTCATTCCCCACGATTACGGGACGATCGACGCGCCGATCGGCCGCGACAAACGCGACCGAAAAAAAATGGCCGTCACCGAAGAAAACGGGAAGGAAGCGGTCACCCATTTCCGCGTGCTCGAGCGGTTTCGCCACTATACATATGTGGAGTGTCAACTTGAAACCGGACGGACGCACCAAATTCGCGTCCATATGAAATATATCGGCTACCCGCTTGCCGGCGATCCGCAATACGGGCCGAAAAAAACGCTCGCGATCGACGGTCAGGCGCTTCACGCCGGGGTGCTTGGCTTCCGTCATCCAAGAAGCGGCGAGTATTTGGAATTTGACGCGCCGCTGCCGCCGGAGTTTGCCGAACTGCTTGACTGGCTGCGAAAAAACGATTGA
- a CDS encoding cell division protein SepF: protein MGLMKKFRDYFLEEDYEDYEEEYEAPQSEEEAPPLKPASKTNVVSLQSVQKSAKVVLAEPRVYAEAQEIADHLKSRRAVIVNLQRIQHEQAKRIVDFLSGTVYAIGGDIQQVGTKIFLCTPENVDVSGAISLDGEDDRPMKRW from the coding sequence GTGGGATTGATGAAAAAATTTCGCGATTATTTTTTAGAAGAAGACTACGAAGACTATGAAGAAGAATATGAAGCGCCGCAGTCGGAAGAGGAAGCGCCGCCGTTGAAGCCGGCAAGCAAGACGAATGTCGTCAGTTTGCAAAGCGTGCAAAAATCGGCGAAAGTCGTGCTCGCCGAGCCGCGGGTGTACGCTGAGGCGCAAGAGATTGCCGACCATTTAAAAAGCAGACGGGCGGTCATCGTCAATTTGCAGCGTATTCAACATGAGCAGGCGAAGCGGATCGTCGACTTTTTAAGCGGCACCGTGTATGCCATTGGCGGCGACATTCAGCAAGTCGGCACGAAAATTTTTTTATGCACGCCGGAAAACGTCGACGTCAGCGGCGCGATTTCGCTTGACGGCGAGGATGACAGACCGATGAAGAGGTGGTAG